The DNA region TGACCAATTAACAGGCTTACCAAATCGCGTGTTATTTCTTGACCGTTTTAGACAAGATATTAAAAAGGCACAACGCACAGGGCAAACCGTAACACTCATGTTTTTAGACTTAGATAAGTTTAAAGAAGTGAACGATTCACTCGGACACGACATGGGCGATATGCTACTAAAAAACGTAGCGCAACGCCTTGAAAGTTGCGTGAGGGAATCCGACACTGTGGCGCGCATGGGCGGTGATGAGTTCACCATTATTCTGAATGACATGAATAGCCAAATAAACATCGAGCGTATTGCACAAGATATTTTAGATAAAGTGACCAGCCCCTTTCACCTTGGCGATGAAGTCATCCATGTTTCAACCAGTATCGGCATTAGTAACTATCCTAAAGATGGGAGTGAAGTAGAACTCTTACTCAAAAATGCTGACCAGGCAATGTATGCGGCTAAAGAGCAAGGACGAAACCGCTTCCAATATTTCACGCCGATCATGCAAGAAGAAGCATTAAAACGTATGCGCTTAATCAGCGATTTATGGGGTGCTTTAAATGACAACCAATTTAGAGTCTACTATCAGCCGATTGTGGACCTTGCAACAGGTGCTATTTACAAAGCAGAAGCGCTGATACGCTGGCAACACCCAACGCGCGGTTTAGTGAGTCCTGATGAGTTTATTCCAGTGGCTGAAGATACTGGCTTAATTGTAGATATTGGCGATTGGCTTTTTAATGAAGTGGCCAGTCAAACCGCAAAGTGGAAGCAACACTACCCCAACCTGCAAGTCAGCGTGAATAAATCACCGGTGCAATTTAGAAGTGTGCACGACAACTGCACTAATTGGATAGAACAGCTAAAACTACTAGGGTTATCAGGAGATAGTTTTATTGTCGAGATTACAGAGGGCTTGCTGCTTGATGCTAGGGAGTCTGTGATTAACCAACTGAATGCGTTTAGAGAAGCAGGGATAAAAGTTGCGATTGATGATTTTGGCACTGGCTACTCATCACTCGCATACCTGCGCAGATTTGATATTGATTATGTCAAGATTGACCGCTCTTTTACCTCAAACATCAGTCCTAACTCAAGCGACATGGTGCTGTGCGAGGCAATTATCGAAATGTCACACAAACTTGGCATGCAGGTAATTGCTGAAGGCGTTGAGACCCATGAGCAACGTGATTTATTACGCAATGCTGGTTGTGACTTTGCGCAAGGCTATTTATACTCAAGACCAGTGATGGTCGACCAGTTTGAAAATTTACTGAATGCTACACAATCTAACTTCTCGTTAAACTAATTTAATTCTTTCACTTAATTTAACACGTTCACTGATTTAACGCTTTCACTTAGGCTTAACGCTCTCAGTCAGCTTTTTAATTGCATTAGGCTCTCCGCGCACTTTAAAAAACGCACCCTCATGGTCAGAAGTTTCTGCTAATACTTGGCAATTCGCATAAATATCTTTACGTAACTGCTGTGCTTCCCAAGGCAGAAACAGCTCGGTCTCCACTTGGTCCTGCTGATAAAACGCTACGATCTTTTTATGTAGCTTCGCTACATCTTCAGGCCGCTTCGCACTCATCACCACGCAATCTGGGTAACGGCTTTGCAAAGTAAGCGTTAATGCTGCTTGTGCCGCATCATCACCTACAAAATCAATTTTATTAAATACTTTAATGCGTGGTACTTCATCTGCACCAATCTCGCTTAGTACATGATTGGTCACTTCAAGTTGACGTTCAAACCCTGGGTCACTGGCGTCAATCACGTGTAGCAACAGCGATGCATCTAGTGCTTCATCTAGTGTTGATTTAAATGAGGCCACAAGGCCGTGTGGCAGGTTCTTAATAAAACCAACTGTATCGCTCACCAGAATACGCGGGATACTCTCTGGGTAAAGCGCACGCACAGTGGTATCCAATGTGGCAAATAATTTATTAGCCACTAGCACTTCACTGCCTGTCAGTGCTCGCATCATGGTAGATTTACCAGCGTTGGTATACCCAACCAGTGCAACCCCAGCCAAGCCTTGGCGCTCTTGCCTGCGCGCACGTTGTGTTTTACGCTCTGCTTCCATCGCGAGAATATCTTGCTGCAACTCAGCAATGCGGTCACGTATTTTACGTCTATCCAGCTCAGTATGTGACTCACCAGCACCGCGCCCGCCTTCACCACTACGCTGCCGGCCTTGAGGCCCGGCTAGTTTTGCAGCTTCACGCAAGCGTGGTGCCATATAACCTAAACGTGCAATTTCAACTTGTGCACGTGCTGCACGAGAGCGGGCATTGCGGTGAAAAATCTCCAGAATCACCATGGT from Methylotenera sp. L2L1 includes:
- the hflX gene encoding GTPase HflX, encoding MQKEVKERSNLALVAAVQLPNVSDAEFEASLTELRELAKTLGYDVVKTFVQKRAGFDIKAYLGEGKREEIRAFVNHESYDIEFDKAPPNINDWEIDTVLVDHEISPSQARNLEKEVGCEVMDRTMVILEIFHRNARSRAARAQVEIARLGYMAPRLREAAKLAGPQGRQRSGEGGRGAGESHTELDRRKIRDRIAELQQDILAMEAERKTQRARRQERQGLAGVALVGYTNAGKSTMMRALTGSEVLVANKLFATLDTTVRALYPESIPRILVSDTVGFIKNLPHGLVASFKSTLDEALDASLLLHVIDASDPGFERQLEVTNHVLSEIGADEVPRIKVFNKIDFVGDDAAQAALTLTLQSRYPDCVVMSAKRPEDVAKLHKKIVAFYQQDQVETELFLPWEAQQLRKDIYANCQVLAETSDHEGAFFKVRGEPNAIKKLTESVKPK
- a CDS encoding putative bifunctional diguanylate cyclase/phosphodiesterase: MNKLFNQLFSKKIPKLDLIVLRIVGIYIAFGLLWILTTDSALFKLITDHEEFSLFNTYKGVAFILVTAVILYSLFRQTLQQQKCIEESLQASEERWKFALEGSGDGVWDWDIPSDHVFRSSRWHEIYGYAENEIAATATAGRELVHPDDLAILIGDVQNYFSGNNDVYISEFRLRCKDGSWKWTLARGMTVSRSKDGKPLRMIGTHTDITNRKTSEAQVTHLAHYDQLTGLPNRVLFLDRFRQDIKKAQRTGQTVTLMFLDLDKFKEVNDSLGHDMGDMLLKNVAQRLESCVRESDTVARMGGDEFTIILNDMNSQINIERIAQDILDKVTSPFHLGDEVIHVSTSIGISNYPKDGSEVELLLKNADQAMYAAKEQGRNRFQYFTPIMQEEALKRMRLISDLWGALNDNQFRVYYQPIVDLATGAIYKAEALIRWQHPTRGLVSPDEFIPVAEDTGLIVDIGDWLFNEVASQTAKWKQHYPNLQVSVNKSPVQFRSVHDNCTNWIEQLKLLGLSGDSFIVEITEGLLLDARESVINQLNAFREAGIKVAIDDFGTGYSSLAYLRRFDIDYVKIDRSFTSNISPNSSDMVLCEAIIEMSHKLGMQVIAEGVETHEQRDLLRNAGCDFAQGYLYSRPVMVDQFENLLNATQSNFSLN